A segment of the Verrucomicrobiota bacterium genome:
GCTGCTTTGCCCATCTTCTTCCGCAGATCCTTAAATCTCCCCTCGATCAATGGAGAGGGTGTCTCCTCAATCAATTTCTGATTCCGCCGCTGAATCGAACAATCCCGTTCGCCCAAATGGATGATGTTCCCCTTCTGGTCGCCCAGAATCTGGAATTCAATGTGGTGCGGATTCTCAATGAACTTTTCGATGTAAACTCCGGAATTGCCGAATGCCTTCTCCGCCTCAGATCTCGCCGTGTGATAACCCTTCACCAGAGAAATGTCATTGTGAGCAATCCGCATCCCCCTGCCCCCACCACCCGCCACCGCCTTGACCATGACCGGATATCCGATCCGCTTGGCCGCCGTCAGCGCATCTTGCTCGTTTTCCACCAATCCTTCCGAGCCTGGCGGACATGGCACGCCAGCCTTCTTGGCCAGATTCCGACTGATCGCTTTGTCCTCCAACGCGTTCATGGACCTCGAACTCGGGCCGATGAAGCGGATGTTGCAGCTCTCACACACATCCGCGAAATGCGCGTTTTCTGAAAAAAAACCATAGCCGGGATGGATCGCATCCACATCGGCAATCTCAGCCGCGCTAATCAAGCGGTCGATGCGCAAGTAGCTGTCGCTCGAAGGGGCTTTACCGATACAGATCGCTTCATCGGCCATCTGCACATGCATCGAATTGACATCGGCTTCGGAATAGACGGCAACGGTCCGGATGCTCAACTCCTTGCAAGCTCTGATGATTCGCACCGCGATCTCGCCGCGATTAGCGACTAGGATTTTTTCAAACATGGATCGGGTGAGAGAAAGTTCGCTCGGGGGACCTTTTGAGTCGTTTCAGCGTTGATACCTTGATCCGCGTCTATTTCGGACGAACCTTGAAGAGAGGTTGGCCGAACTCAACCGGTTTGGCGTTCTCAACCAGGACTTCAACGATAACCCCCTTCACCTCAGCCTTGAT
Coding sequences within it:
- the accC gene encoding acetyl-CoA carboxylase biotin carboxylase subunit: MFEKILVANRGEIAVRIIRACKELSIRTVAVYSEADVNSMHVQMADEAICIGKAPSSDSYLRIDRLISAAEIADVDAIHPGYGFFSENAHFADVCESCNIRFIGPSSRSMNALEDKAISRNLAKKAGVPCPPGSEGLVENEQDALTAAKRIGYPVMVKAVAGGGGRGMRIAHNDISLVKGYHTARSEAEKAFGNSGVYIEKFIENPHHIEFQILGDQKGNIIHLGERDCSIQRRNQKLIEETPSPLIEGRFKDLRKKMGKAAIKIAEVAHYTNAGTVEFIVDEAGQFYFLEVNKRIQVEHPITEEVTGVDLVRQQILIAMGEPLKISQNDVEFKGHSIECRINAEDPFDDFRPSPGRIEMYYAPGGRGVRLDSHAYAGYTIPPYYDSMIGKLITYGKDRREAMDRMSRALEEYMVTGIKTTIPFEQAVLQDPNFRRGVYSTNFIEQLLTGARFRSG